The Cryptomeria japonica chromosome 9, Sugi_1.0, whole genome shotgun sequence DNA segment atcttcgatcaacttgtcattgggatacgacacgctcaaacctgtgaagctaggtggagtcgatgtttggtaactgaaaatcctacatccacaaatccatgatacaatatatatatatatatatatatatatatatatataatatatcatacaggcaagtgatagagaatcgcaatgaaacatcctgctcgcaatgagtgatgtgacaccgtccctatcacgaagacagtAAAAGACACTCGCAAACAATCAaacaatatcataatcaatctcacatcatgaattagggttagtatATCATAAAATACCATCAAATCAACATTAAGTAGACTAATCTATAACAAAGAGATCTATTGTTGTACAAAAGAGCTAGATGGCTTAGGGAGACGCACTACAGGAGCCAAACAAACATGTGAATCTAATCAGCATTTCATGTCTTGTCTTAATTgaattatggctagatctattagattcacccCCCTTTTTAATGTATTGGTCTATTAGGtaatattagtggttttattatcttaattggtgaaaccctaatttcaccaccaATACAATACATATATTGGTGTCAGAGCACACGAGTAGAAAGGCAATCGACACCACCAAAAACGTTTGTTAGTTTGTTTTCTTAGGTTTGACATCTCTCATTTTAGTTCGTGGAAGCATGACTATGACTATAGATGGTGAAAGGGAAAGTTTTAAAATGCAGTCTCATTGCCTTTGTCTGACAAGATATCAAATTTAAGATCAATCAAACATTATGCGAATAGTGGAAATAATAGGAGCATAATTTACAAAGCCTTTCATTGTGAAAGAAGTAACTCATCTTATATGCTACAAGTTTGAAGGTGATAGATATAATCTTTCTTAATGAAGGAGACTAAAGCTAATAAATCATCATTGGCTTGAAGACTATTCCAATACTTGGATAGGTTGCACTATACATCTTCATCTCTCAACTTCATGCATTTCATGCATTTCATGTACAATTGCGAGCTTTGTTCAAACACTAGGTTCTTTATTCAAGGATTTATTGTAGACATTGACTAGAGCTCCCAAATTTCAAGAAGAGACTATTGCTCAAGGGTCACTTGAAATTGTTATAGAGGTGGTGAGAACAGCACCATAGTTTCTTCTAAAGTATTACCAACACTAGTCAAATGACTATGAAATTTATGAATTGATTAAATGAAGAGAAAATGAATCTATCATGGGTAATGACAGATGAAACGGTTGAGGAATTCAGCAAAGAAATGATGTGATTTAGGTTATGTGATACATGAATAGAAGAAGATACAATTGGGAATAGAATCAACTGTGTGAAAGAGCAGAATAAGCTCAAGCGGCCAGAGAAGAGAAATTGACTTGGATAGACATTGATGGAAATGAAAAACCTTTAATCAACAAAACCGGCAAGCTTCATGCAAGTAGGTGAATAGTAATGGAAGGAGTAGCTTATAATTAAATGATGGAGCAGCAATCCAAGACAGGGAATGACTATCATGGGTAACGACAGATGAAACGGCTGAGGAATTTGGGGAAGAAATAATGTGATTTTGTCGTGTGATACATGAATATAAGAAAAGACAATTGGGAATAGAAGCAGTCGTGTGAAAGAGTAGAATAAGCTCCAGCGGCCAAAGAAGGGTAGTCGACTTGAGAAGACATTGATCTTTAATAAGCAAAATCGTCCAGCTTCATGCGAGTAGGTGAATACAAGCGATAAGAATATCTTATAATGAGATGAGGGAGCAACGAGCCAAGATAGGGGATAACTATCATGGGCCAATGCACAAGAAAAGAGGGTGTGTTGTACAGTTTGATGTGTGAGAGGAGAGTACTTGTGGGTCTCTGTAGGGCATCGGCCCAAGAGTAGTGCCGAGAGTGAGAGGACATTGAAGGCTATATTTGTATAAGATATGTTAGCAGATTTTTAATGTTTTCATTTGGTGGACTAAAATTTGATTATTTGATGTCAAGTAGTCTTTGTTTGCTTTTTGTATGAATTTTGAGATTGCAGGCAAAGTTTCTtactgcaaatatatatatatatatatatatatatatataaactccaATTGAGTTAAATTTGTGTTTCTAACAAAATTCATCAAATCATTTTTGACATTAAAGTTTAGTTATTCATCTAAAACAATACGATAGATCAAACTCCTAAACATCGGTATGTTTCTAACTTaaaaacaaataaatcaataataacatAGCAACCATTACTCAAGAATTAAGGCAATTCAGGCAACTAGTCATAATATGCAGATATAAAATGTAGGTAACTATAAGCAAACATTCAAAATTGAGAAGTCATAATCTAGACTCCCCATGCGTATTTTCATGATGACCATATTTTTTTCTCCTAAATATACTTCCCTTTGTTGGATGATATTTTCCCTCTCATCTTGGAGGAAAAAAATCTATCCCATAACCACCTCATTAACCTAAAAAGGTAAGAAGGTAGTTAGGTAATCTAATATCATGTAAAATGTAATCATACCaacataatttaattaaaatataaagtaTGAAATTATCTTTTTATTAGACATGATCATTAAATTCATAATTTTATCatttcacaaaatatattcacttgATATATTAATTAGCTAAAAGGATTGAATTAATTGGCATTCTTGTTTTCTAATCTAAAATTTAAAATGCATATTAAAATGGTAGTCTATCTAGCATGATGAAAAATAGATTTTACTATTATTTCTATTGAGAAAATCGCCTTAAGAGTTTAGATATATGTTCTACCTCTTGTTTAGAGCTATTAAAACCATTTTAGCTTTCCCCCTCTTCAAGCCCTTCATGAGATTTTTGTTCAACCTTCTCAATCTTGGGGAGTAGTTCAAGAATATCCTTCCTCCCATATAGAACTTATACTATATAGAACTCTTTTAGCTATAAGATCCCAAATATTTTACCCTTGCATGCCAAGATGATAACTAATAAAGACACATTTCACTATCATGTCCTTGAACTTTGCTTTCCTCCCCCAAGATTCACGTTCATATACCTCACAACTAATAACATAAATATGCTATATAATTATGCTCTTTTACTTATCCATATCTCTATAGGCCCTATCAATGAGAGCTAATCCAAGAGACCTCTAATCAAGTAATAATTCATATCAACCATTTTTCCTAATTTTTTTCTCTAATTTAACTCGACTAAACATACTCATAGCCCTCTCTATCAATATCCTCTTATTCTTGCTACAACTTAGTAGAGGTGCATATGGTATTATCCTATGTCTCAATTTTGTTCTACATAGAGAATGTTTTAAAGTATATGGAAAAAACTCCACATCATTATTATTGttaaaaaccctaatcttcttaCTACTATAATTTTTTAAATACCCTTAAACTCTATAGATTTAACCAAACTTGAAATTTACTCCTCAAGAAATGGACCCATGTATTTTAAGAATAGTCGACTATAAAAGATATATAATAAAAACTCATTTTAAGTCCAACACCTTAAAAGATTTGTGAAAAATAGAATAACAATTAATATCATTCTAAATTCCATATATTTAGTGTTCACAAAAATTCAATTCAAGCATACTTTATCATTTAGCCCCTCATTAAGATGGTTATCGTTTAGGGTCCTTAGACCATTCTCACTTATATAGCTAATTATTTTGTGTCATAACTTTATTTCCTCTAGCTTGAATACTTTTAGATACCCAAATAGCATAATTGAAAGGAGACACAATACTCTATGTTTTCCTAAAGTTGAATGTTTAGATTTGATAGATCTCTTCACTAAAAGAATAAAACAACTATTGCACTAAATATTGTATGCATGTAGCTAAAATATGCTATCTAcataaaaaacattaaataatgTAATCACTCGTTGCGCCATCTGACACCCTCTACTAGAGAAAGCAACCTCCTCATCTACATCATTAAGTTTGCTAACTAATAATAGGCTTCATTCCATGAAAAAATATGTTCACTTTTTCATTAGGTAATTCAATCAATACTATATAATAACTAATAAATCTTACATTAAAATCAATACTATtgatttcattcaatttttcattAGGGGAATCAATCAATACTATATAATAGCTAATAAATCTtacattaaaataattattatcataTGCTTTCCCTCCAtcacatttttcatattttgagaacTATCTTGAAGGTCACATAGAAGGAATATCCAAAGTCTATCAACCTATGTAATTTGATCAAGACTATATAATAGCTGATATTTCTTACATTAAAATCAGCATTATCATACTCTTTCCCTCcatcacatttttcatttttttaagctAACCACGAATGTCATAGAAGGAATCTCCAAAGTCTATAAACCACACAACTTTAAATGCATGTGTTTCAATGATTATGACAAAGGCATCTCCACCACCATATTGCGAAGATATATTAGATATATCCTTAGAATGATATTGTATTTTTCACTCATTATAGCCTCTTCTAAAGCACCTAGTCTAGCTACAGTTCCAACATTCATCCATGGAATTTCTATAAGATTTGGATCTCCCATAGGATATCTATTTAGGCTTTTCTTCATTTCTATCATTATTCTTATATTTCTTCACTCCAACAAAATGGAAGGGCCTCCTCAACTTAGATTTAGAATTTTTCCGTTGCATCTTCtatgagattaaataattaagtacTTCATGTGATCTAGGAATGTTTGAGATAATGCCCTTGATTAGTATCACCCAATTGATCCTAGGTATTTAGCAAAGACCATAAATGTTTCTTACAACAGTCCTCTTTCTACATCTTCACTATAATAGAGTAATTTAAATACAACACAATCATATGGAATGTGTTTGAATTCTCATCCATGAAGTCACCAACATTCATTCTTGAAGTCCAAATTGTGAGTATATGCCAATCTATCGTAATCTGGTGTTGTTGAAGGTGATGAGTGTCTGGATACACCCATGGAAACATTTGTGggttaagggagccttgtaaaacccttgtttATGTGTTAGGGATGTTTATATGTCTAGTTTGTGGTCTAGTTGTTGGTTTGTTAATGTTCTTTTTCTTTCAGCAGTGTTGTATTGTGGGTTCCAGATCccggtaaaatctgagggtttcgagtcccttcaaaacctgtggggttttgggtcccctcaaaacctgttgtaCGGGATTTCTAGTCCCCTCAAAGTCTatttacccttaatcaaaaacattcattCTTGAGGTTTACAACTTCTTTCTTAGGAAAATTTTGTAAACCAATGATTTAGCCTAGCATAACTATCCTATTTTCTTCATAGGAGATTATGAGGTGGATTAAATTCATCTAAGttcaacaaaaataaatctatCATGTAGATCATAATGATAACATTCACCTTTCTATTTGATAGATATCAATCAATTAGTAACATTGTAACTAGTTTGGATCTAGATATAGAAGGCAATAGATCTATTTCTACAAGCATATATCCTCTATATTGATCTTATAAGGATCAAAGTTGGTGTTTTCAAACCACTCCATATCTATCCTTGATGTTCTTTCCATTTTTTGCAACAAGATCTTATTTTATGCAAACTCCCACTCAAACAAGGATTAGATAAAAAAAAAACGTATCTAAAACATAGGACCTAAGGTCATCAAAATTCCACACTAAATTAAATTAAAGGAAAGAAAGATTTAGAATGTGCACTTCCTACACTACTCTATGAGAGGAGGTATATCAAAAATTTCAATTGGTCATACATTTACAAGCAACTAGACACCCAAAAAGTATGCCAGAATATAGTGCTTTACATGGATAAAACTATTTTGAGAGAAAAAACAGCACACTTCAAAGCAACTCAATGTATTATTTAGTAATCAATTGTTATATGATTCCTATGTGTTTGGATtaataaaacatatatatttttaataaataaattctaCTTAACTTTTTTATATATGTAAAAAAGTAAAAATTCATAATTAAAGAAAAAGGTGGTCGATGATAAAAATGCACAAATTATTGATTCGCTGGCGAATTCCCTGAAGGAAGTCTAATGATTCAGATCCCCTGGTACATATGGTACGAAATTTTTAACAAGCCATTCTCGATTGTATCGTTTCTTGAACTGACCGTTTCAAACATTGTAAACAGAGAAAATCCtttattcttttcattttttttatatatttcttaCGATGATCGACATAAACTAGAGAGCGAACTTTTCATGATTCCCCTCTATAAATAGCCACTCATTTCTTCATATTTTCATATCACAGTTTTTGTGTAATGGTATAAACTAGAGCTTCAATGGCCTCTCCGAGAATAGCCTATCTTATTTTCTCCATGTTGTGCATTCTCGTATTGTTGTCTGCGGGGGAAGATACAAAGGTATTTTTTCACTCTTCTCATTCATGCTATTGGATGTTTATAAACCTCAGTAAATTAGGTTTTTAAAGTTCTGAACCATGACAGTAATGTTTTCTGACTGTGGAATTATTGTGGCAATAAGCTTTATGTGGTCTACATGGGCAACCTTCCATCACAAGCTAATGGAGATTCTCACACAGCAGCTGTGGCAATGCACCATGATATGCTTGAATCTGTGCATTCAAGGTTATTTTATATCTTACTTATGATAGTCTTTTTTGTTAGGTTAGCAGTTTTTCAATTTAAGAGGACTGTAATTGGAATTTGTTAGATAGCAATTCTAACATGACCCTACATAATTATAACGTTGATGTTAAAGCCGGGAGGCAGCCCAGGAATCTTTGAAGTATAGTTATGGGAAGAGCTTTGGTGGATTTGCAGCTATTCTTTCTCCTTCTCAAGTCCAACAACTCTCAAGTAAAATaatttgaaaacatttttttttctgaAAGTTGTATACAATTGGAGGTTCTAATGCATATTGTTTTTCAACTATAGAAATGGCTGGTGTGGTTTCTGTGTTTGAGAGCAAGCAACTGCAACTTCTTACCACAAGGTCATGGGATTTTATTGGCTTTCCTGCATCTGCTCAAAACTATAATTTGCCTTATCAAAGTGACATCATCATCGGTGTGATTGACACAGGTAAAATTGTCAAAACACCAGAGTTTAATCTTCTTCTTTATAACGTGTTACATATTAGTTGAAAGTGTTTTTGAATTTCACggagtgaattttttttttaaatttgatcaacattttttatcattttcatttttttgtattgatgttgtttattttgttcattttgatgatagatcaTTAGACATGATGtcaaacattgatgaaaaaatGTATGCTGTCAAATCTAAAAATATTCTTTGTCACAGAGATGAAAAAATTCACCCCATCAAATCCAAAAACGTTTATTATCACATTAATGAAAAAACTcacccactcaaatctaaaaaacattatttttttttcaaCCCACATAATATATGTTAGAAAGTTTAAGGTATTAAATTTCAGACTGTTTCAACGACGCAGGATTTGGTCCAGTGCCATCCAAATGGAAAGGCGGATGCCACACAACATCAGCTTTTCCAACCTGCAACAAGTTAATCTCATTTctgctctatttttcttaaatgttAGCTATTATAGTGTTTTTTTCGCTCCAATAGAATGAAATTAGATAATCGTGCACCAGAAAAGAATACAGACGACCTGAATACACATCTAGCCAAGATATATTAAATTTCTATAGTTACACGTAAACTTCCCTGTATTACATAGCTGAAAGTATGGCTAACTTGGCAGGAAACTTGTGGGGGCAAAGTTTTATCGTAGCCATCATGTTGGACCATTAAGGGAGTTTTTGTCTCCAAGAGATGGACAACGTCATGGAACACAAACGTCTTCCATTGCTGCTGGAAATCATATAAATAATGTCAGTTTTTATGGTATTGCTCAAGGAAATGCACGAGGTGGGATCCCTGGTGCAAGGGTTGCGATGTACAAGGTTTGTTGGGTTGATGGTTGTATGGAACCAGATATTCTTGCAGCATTTGATCATGCCATCTATGATGGAGTGGACGTCATTTCTGTTTCAATTGGATTTAATCGTCCTCTTAATTATTTTGCAGATAGTATTGCCATTGATTCATTTCATGCAATGAAGAGGGGAATATTTGTATCAAATTCAGCTGGAAATTCTGGACCTGCTAAAGCATCAGTTACCAATTATTCTGCATGGTCTCTAACTGTGGCTGCAAGTACCATTGATCGTAAAATGGAATCTGAACTTCTTCTAGGAAACAACATATCTATAAAGGTAATTATTTAATATCAACCTTACTAATTTTGGGTTTTCTTCCCCATAACAAAATATGACTGCCTCACTCCTCTGATCTTTACAGGGAATTGCTGTAAACGCAAATACAATAGAGCAACCATGGTATCCTATCATAAATGGAAGGTATGTTGGTAATGTTTCTAATGGCTTTATTTAACATCAATAGGTAATTAGTGTGATTTATTAAAATGATATCAAGTTTTTACAATTGATaatgttatttaatattattattgaaATCTAAATaaagaatataattttttaataatattaaatgaaAAAGATACATAGATCAAATAAACggcttaaaatataatttttttaaataatttgaaattgtGTAAGAAATCTCAatcatattgtattatattttaatttttcagCAATTGTGACTTAAATGCTTTGAATCATATCGAAATGAAAGGAAAGATAGTTATTTGCGATGATTCTAGTGATTCCTCGGATTATACAGTTTATCTTGGTCGTGGTGCTGGTCTTATTGAAATTACAGATCAATTCAATGACATAGCTTTTGTATGGCAAAACCCTACAACAGTGATACCAACTAAGCAAGGAAAAGTTGTATTGTCTTACATCGATTCTACTACGTAATTGGTTcacataaattatttttaataaataatttaatatattaacaaTTATGGTAAACTatcatttataattattgattgcaTTCTACTAGCTCTCATGTTGCACGAATTCTTAAAACAACCACTCCCAAAGCACCAGCACCCATTGTAGCTTCTTTCTCATCTCGAGGTTACAATCCAATCACGTTCAATATTCTCAAGGTAAGCCTTTTATAATGCTAACTTGAAATGTAATTTATAAATTTCACCAACTCTAAAGTGtacaagaaaaaaatcaaaactattaatAGAAAAGTTTAATGAGTAGCTAAATATCATGATATATGGATCTTTTTATGGCTAGCCTGATATTACAGCACCAAGGGTTGACATTCTTGCATCTTGGACTAGAAATTCCTCACTTACTGAGAGTCTAGGAAACAGAAGGCACTATGACTTCAATATAATATCAAGAACCTCCATGTCATGTCCACACAATGCAGGAGTTGCAGGATTTGTTAAGTCATATCATAATAATTGGTCTCCTGGAGCTATCAAATCAGCTCTAATGACTACGGGTATTATTTTACTCAACCCTCTTTTAAAAtgtattattcatgtttatatgcTTCTAAATATTACTATTCAATTAGGAATTTATATAAACTCTTAAATTTAAATGTCTTCTTAAAGTATATAAATAAAACCACCCTTTGTATATTTATAGGGTGAATCTACCTTCGTTAACCTTGTTTATCACCCAAAAATGTTTATAATTACACTTTGAACTAAAAGTAAAAACATTATTCCAATTATCT contains these protein-coding regions:
- the LOC131076968 gene encoding subtilisin-like protease SBT4.14, producing MASPRIAYLIFSMLCILVLLSAGEDTKLYVVYMGNLPSQANGDSHTAAVAMHHDMLESVHSSREAAQESLKYSYGKSFGGFAAILSPSQVQQLSKMAGVVSVFESKQLQLLTTRSWDFIGFPASAQNYNLPYQSDIIIGVIDTGFGPVPSKWKGGCHTTSAFPTCNKKLVGAKFYRSHHVGPLREFLSPRDGQRHGTQTSSIAAGNHINNVSFYGIAQGNARGGIPGARVAMYKVCWVDGCMEPDILAAFDHAIYDGVDVISVSIGFNRPLNYFADSIAIDSFHAMKRGIFVSNSAGNSGPAKASVTNYSAWSLTVAASTIDRKMESELLLGNNISIKGIAVNANTIEQPWYPIINGSNCDLNALNHIEMKGKIVICDDSSDSSDYTVYLGRGAGLIEITDQFNDIAFVWQNPTTVIPTKQGKVVLSYIDSTTSHVARILKTTTPKAPAPIVASFSSRGYNPITFNILKPDITAPRVDILASWTRNSSLTESLGNRRHYDFNIISRTSMSCPHNAGVAGFVKSYHNNWSPGAIKSALMTTALVMDPTLIGNGNAKFAYGAGQINPMKAIDPGLVYDIGVDDYVNFLCKEGYNDTTLHLVVGNFSSCDFKEPSKNGPRELNYPSIMVVAIPREPIQAKFPRIRNLGTLLNL